The Leptospira paudalimensis region TCGCATACCCGTTGCTAGGTGTTCCATGGACTTGTCCATGTCACGACTTGTGTTTGTGAGTGCCCGTTTTGCAACGAGTGCACTGATGTTGTGATTGATAATCATTGTCACACCCTCCTGTGTGTCCATGACCCGCTTGTTTCCCTACAGGCGGAGAAAAGAAAAAATCAGTTTCCAGAAATCCTTTCCTTCGAGGAGAGAAGGGGTTGCCTGCCCTTGGTTCTCCCGTGAATTTTTCCTTTCCAGATGATTCTATACCAAAAAACTTATGTCTGTAAAGAAAATTTAAGGTGCGAGGTCTTAAGATTTTGAAAATCTACACCAAATTTGGCGACGGCGGGCAAACGTATTTAGCGTCTGGGAAAAAAGTTTCGAAAACTGACAGACGAGTTGATTTGTATGGAACCTGTGATGAATTGAATAGCACCATTGGTCTTGCACTTTCACTTGGTAAAAAAGAAACTCTCCCTACTTCTTTTTTGGAACATTTACAAAACATCCAAAGTTTTCTTTTTGAAATTGGTTCAGAGCTCGCAGGTTATGTGCCAAAGGAAGCAATGGATGGAACTGTTGTGAATGCAAATGATGTGAGTATTTTGGAACAGGAGATTGACCGTTTGATGGAAACCCTTCCCGAAATTAAATTTTTCATTTTGCCAGGAGGAAGTCCTTTTTCCAGCGCTTTACATATGGCTCGAACGATATGCCGTAGGTTAGAAAGGGATTTACTTGTTTATATAGAGGCTGGTGGTGAGATTCATAACGATCTTAGAATTTACATCAATCGTTTATCTGATTATTTATTTGTTGCTGCAAGGTTTGTCAATTTTTCATTGGGGCAAGAGGAAACCATTTGGAAAAGTCGTACCAAAACAAACTAGAAGAACATCCTAAAGGGATCACCAGCTTATTTCTCACAGAAATGTGGGAAAGACTTAGTTATTATGGGATGCGAGCATTACTTGTTTTGTATTTAGTGAATGCTTTAGGTTTTTCTGATAAAGATGCCGGTGTGATTTATGCGTATTATACTAGTTTTGTTTATCTAACTCCTGTTATCGGAGGGTATATCACAGATCGTTATTTGAGTTACCGATTTGCCATTTATTTAGGAAGTATTTTGATGTTACTCGGCCATCTTTCCTTGGCTATGTCTGGATTAACTTATTTTTATTTAGGGTTATGTTTACTCGCATTAGGGAATGGATTTTTTAAACCGAATATTTCGACAATATTTGGAAGGTTATATATAGAAAAACCCAATTTAAGAGACAGTGGGTTTACCATCTTTTATATGGGAATCAATGTAGGTGGTTTACTTGGACCAATTATTTCTGGTAGTTTAGGTGAAAAGGTAGATTGGCATTTGGGATTTTTATCAGCTGGAATTGGAATGGCAATTGGTATTTTAGTATTTTATTTTGGAAGTAAATCCCTTCCCAATTCCATTTGGGAAAAAACAAAAAAAACAAGTCAAACTCTTACGGACGAAAGTTCTACATCACTAAATGTTTCCGAGAATGAGGTGATGTCAAAAATTGCACTGATTGGACTTCTTTCTTTTTTTAGTATTTTTTTCTGGATGGCATTTGAACAGATGGGTTCTTCTCTTAATTTGTTTGCCTTACGCCATACAGATAGAAGTGTTTTTGGATTTGAAATCCCTGCTTCCATCTTACAATCATTAAATCCCTTGATGATTCTGGTTTTTGGACCTTTAGTTTCTCTCCTTTGGAGTTCTCTTTCCAAAACCAATCGAAATCCAAACCCAATCTTAAAGTTTGTCATCAGTTTGTTTTTCCTCGGGGTTGGATTTTTGGTGATGGTATTTGCCGCAAACAAAGCCGAAACGGGAGTCTCTGTTTCCCTCTTCTTTTTAGTATTTGTCTATTTTTGGAATACATTGAGTGAACTTTGTCTTTCACCTGTTGGACTATCGTTTGTTAGTAAAATGGCTCCAACAAAGTTTGCTTCATTTCTAATGGGCACTTGGTTTTTAAGCACAGCCTTTGGTCATTATGCAGCGGGCATTCTTTCTGGTTACCAAAGAGAATGGGGCAGTATGGCTCATTTTTATGGGCTCTTTGTGATTGTCTCTTGGTTTGCTTCTCTGATTCTATTTGGAATTTACCTTTGGAAAAAAAAATCAATCCTCCCATTATTGGAATCAGAAAAAACGAGAAAATTGGACTCATCTTCACCTATACGTGTTTCCATCGAAACCTAAGGTTTGTTAGCTTTTGAGGTTATCCTTTGGTTTCTAACACTAAAGTTTCAATTTCTTCAAACTTTTCTTCACCTGCTAGTGAGATGACCTGTTCTGCGAGTAATTTTGCTTTCCATGTGGAAATTTCTGTGACTTTCTCAGCAACTTCCTTCATGAGAGGGAGAGCCGAACTTAAATCACGTATCCCTAAACCAATGAGAACAGCAGTAAACATGGGATCACTTCCGATTTCCCCGCAAATGCTAATTGGTTTTTTTTGAGAGTTGGCAACATCAACAATGTTTTTGAGTAAAAGTAAAAACACAACCTGCCACGGATTATATAAGTCTCCCACCAAATGGTTGTTACGTTCCACTGCTAGTAAGTATTGTAATAAATCATTAGTGCCAATGCTATAAAAATCTACATGGTTTCCTAAAAAAGGTAAATTTAATGCACATGCAGGAGTTTCGACCATTATACCCAGTGGGATTTTTTTGGTGATCACAAGTCCTAAATTTTTTAATTCTTCCAGACATTCATTGATTAATACTTTTGTTTGTAAAATCTCAGAACGAGTTGTGATCATTGGTAACATGATCCTCATCGTTCCAAATTCACTTGCACGAAGGAGGGCACGAAGTTGTTCTTTAAAAAAATGTGGGTGCCTTAAGAGGTAACGAATCCCTCTATTTCCTAGAAATGGATTTTCTTCTTCATATCCATTTTCCATTTTATCAGCTCCGATATCCCAAACACGAAAGGTCACTGGGCGGCCCACCATCTTCAGTAATATTCGTTTGTAAACGGCAAATTGTTCTTCTTCTGTGGGTTTGAATTCGATGTAACGGATGAATAAAATTTCTGTCCGAACAAGACCGATCCCGTCGGCACCTTGGAGAAAAGCAGTATCTACTTCTTCTTCCGAATCAATATTTGCACGTAAGGTGAATTTTTTCCCATCTTTTGTTTTGAGTTCTTTTGGACCGTCACTGATCTCTCGTATGGGAATTGTTTTTTTAATTTCGCTTTTGATCCCTGCAAGTTTGATTTCGTCGATGGCTGGGGAACGATTGAGGATTCCTCTCGTTGCATCGAGTAAAATATAATCATCATCTTCTACGTGTGAGGTGATATTCTTAAGACCAACAATGGTAGGAATTCCATAATTTCTGGCAATGATGGCTGTATGTCCTGTTTTCCCTCCGAAGTCAGTGGCAATCCCACGTAACCTGCATTTACCTAATTGGATCATTTCGGATGGCGTGATTTCTTTTGCGATGAGGATGACATCATCGGGAATTTTAGTTGGTTCTGCACCTTTTTCAGGGTACAAATTGGATTCTATTCGTTTGCCGATGTCGAGTATGTGGTCAGCTCTTTCCCTGAAAAATTCGTCAGGTATGGATTGGAATTCATCGTACAAAGAACTCACTGCCGTTTCCAGTGCAAGTCCCGCCGACTCATTGTTTTGTGCAATTCGTTCAAATACACGAGCCCGAAAGAGTGGGTCGTTTAAAAAGACAATTTGGGATTCTAAAATTTCTGAAAGTTCGACATTCTGTTTTGATTTTTGAACTAGGTCGGCAAGGTCATCTTCCGTCTTTTGGAGTCCTTTTTTTAAAAGTTCAACTTCTTCTTTGATTTCATCAGGGCTTAAGTCGGTACGATCTTCCCGTTTCCGTTTGGATTGTTTCCAACGAAATGCCTTTCCGTAGACCGTGCCAGGGTAGGCAGAGATGCCTTTAAATGTGGTTTTTTCTTCCATCCGAACCTATGCCAAAAATACTTTTGGTTTGGGCTAGTTTGGAAAGTAAAAAAAGATCCGATCTACCGCGCGGCTTCTTTTTTAGAGAAAAGAGGAATCCGTTTGCTTTTGTATTGTGTGAGTTCGTTTCCAGTGACTTGGCTCATGATGCATTTAGCAAGGGAAATGTCGAGAGCGTGCCCTGCTTTGGATGCAATGAGGTGACCTCGGAAAGGACGACCCATCACTGCTAAATCTCCCACTAGGTCTAGGATTTTATGGCGAACACATTCATTATCATAACGTAAATGGTCGTTGAGGTAACCATCATCGGTGAGAACCACTGCATTGTCCAGGGATCCTCCCATAGCAAGTCCTCTCGCTTGGAGGGCTTCCACATCTTTTAAAAACCCAAATGTTCTCGCAGGAAGGATGTCTGTTCCTAAAATGGATTCGTCAAGTGTGGTGGTGTAGGATTGTCCTCTGAGGAGAGGGTGGTTAAAATCGATACTATAAGTGACTTTTAATTCATCAGAAGGGAGCATCACGAGGTATTTGTCCCCGTCAACGACCCAAATGGGGTTTGTGATGGTAATGGGTTCCACGGTTTCGTCTAGGACACGAATCCCTGCAGAACGAATGCCTTCCCAAAATGGAAGGGAGGATCCATCCATAATTGGAACCTCAACGGAATCAATTTCAAAGATACAATCGGTAATGCCTAACGTGTGAACTGCTGCAAGTAAGTGTTCGATCGTTTGGACCCGATTGGAACTACCATCACCAATGGTAGTTGCGTTACTTGTGTCTACCACATGGTCGAGAGAAACTGGGATTCTGATTTTTTGGGTGCCTCTATAGAGATAAAAGATAAGTCCGGTATTTGCCTCAGCAGGATGGAGGCGAAGGGTCACCACTTTTCCAGAATGGACGCCAATTCCTTTGAGTGTTATCGAATTTTGGATCGTTTTTCTGTGGATTGCCGTTTGCATAATCAGTTCCTACATACAAAATTGTAGGAATCCGACCTCGGACAATACCAAAACCGAAACCCGAATCCAAAAAAATGTCTCTTTTTTACAACAGTGTGGTGGAATTGTGACGGACGGGAAAACGGGGAGATTTGCCTAATTTTCGCTACAAATGAGGCCGTATTCTCCGTGTTAGTCCTTAAAAAGCACTCAGGGCAGAGCGAATGAAACTTGTGACGGGAGCTTGTTCCCTAGTATCTTCCAAACCTTCTCTCAGTTCCTTGAGAACCACTTGGGCATCTCCCAAGGTTGTGTTTACAGATTTGTGAACATCACTTTCATTGATGAGTTTTCCCAAAGTTCCTTGGCCTTCATTGATTTTCCCTGTGATATTTGCGATATTTTGCACTGTTTTACGGATATCAGATCTGTTTTCTGCGATGAGTTCTGAGAGGGACACAAGTGGGTCTTGGGTGACCTTCCCTTGGATGGGAAGGAGTTTCCCCGATTTAGGAGAAATTTCAATTTTACTAATTGGTTCTTCTGCCATCATGTATTCTTTTGTTTTGGGATCCACAGGGAATTTGGATCCTGGGTCAAGGGCAACCACACGACCTGAGAGCAAACTTTCGTTTTTGATCGTGATTTCGTAATTGGAAAAAAGTTGGACCTTACCTTTGAGGAGTAAGGTGAGTTCTACCTTCGTTCCTATCCCAGTTTCCCCTTCTGGTAATAAAGTTCCCATTTCATCAATTTGTACCAAACGGATTTTGGATACATACCCAAAAGGAACTCCATGGATGGTGACCTTGTTTCCAATTTTAATCCCTTCGGCGTCTGGGAAATACACAGGGAGTTGGTAACCCGACTTTTGGAACGGCCCACCTTCTGTGACAATCGTAAAATAACCAACGGCTACGAGTGAAAAGATGAATAAAAGACCAACAATGAGAGCACGACCTATGGTAGGCATTCCCTAAATTTCTCCTAGTTGTGTGAACAAAGTCAATTGGATTTTCCTTTTTTTAATTCTGAGTGGTCGAGTATCATCGGACCTACTGTATTTCCATGAATGAATTGTTGGATCACTGGATCTTTGGACGCTTGGATCTCTTCAGGAGTTCCACAAA contains the following coding sequences:
- a CDS encoding cob(I)yrinic acid a,c-diamide adenosyltransferase, with product MKIYTKFGDGGQTYLASGKKVSKTDRRVDLYGTCDELNSTIGLALSLGKKETLPTSFLEHLQNIQSFLFEIGSELAGYVPKEAMDGTVVNANDVSILEQEIDRLMETLPEIKFFILPGGSPFSSALHMARTICRRLERDLLVYIEAGGEIHNDLRIYINRLSDYLFVAARFVNFSLGQEETIWKSRTKTN
- a CDS encoding peptide MFS transporter → MEKSYQNKLEEHPKGITSLFLTEMWERLSYYGMRALLVLYLVNALGFSDKDAGVIYAYYTSFVYLTPVIGGYITDRYLSYRFAIYLGSILMLLGHLSLAMSGLTYFYLGLCLLALGNGFFKPNISTIFGRLYIEKPNLRDSGFTIFYMGINVGGLLGPIISGSLGEKVDWHLGFLSAGIGMAIGILVFYFGSKSLPNSIWEKTKKTSQTLTDESSTSLNVSENEVMSKIALIGLLSFFSIFFWMAFEQMGSSLNLFALRHTDRSVFGFEIPASILQSLNPLMILVFGPLVSLLWSSLSKTNRNPNPILKFVISLFFLGVGFLVMVFAANKAETGVSVSLFFLVFVYFWNTLSELCLSPVGLSFVSKMAPTKFASFLMGTWFLSTAFGHYAAGILSGYQREWGSMAHFYGLFVIVSWFASLILFGIYLWKKKSILPLLESEKTRKLDSSSPIRVSIET
- the ptsP gene encoding phosphoenolpyruvate--protein phosphotransferase is translated as MEEKTTFKGISAYPGTVYGKAFRWKQSKRKREDRTDLSPDEIKEEVELLKKGLQKTEDDLADLVQKSKQNVELSEILESQIVFLNDPLFRARVFERIAQNNESAGLALETAVSSLYDEFQSIPDEFFRERADHILDIGKRIESNLYPEKGAEPTKIPDDVILIAKEITPSEMIQLGKCRLRGIATDFGGKTGHTAIIARNYGIPTIVGLKNITSHVEDDDYILLDATRGILNRSPAIDEIKLAGIKSEIKKTIPIREISDGPKELKTKDGKKFTLRANIDSEEEVDTAFLQGADGIGLVRTEILFIRYIEFKPTEEEQFAVYKRILLKMVGRPVTFRVWDIGADKMENGYEEENPFLGNRGIRYLLRHPHFFKEQLRALLRASEFGTMRIMLPMITTRSEILQTKVLINECLEELKNLGLVITKKIPLGIMVETPACALNLPFLGNHVDFYSIGTNDLLQYLLAVERNNHLVGDLYNPWQVVFLLLLKNIVDVANSQKKPISICGEIGSDPMFTAVLIGLGIRDLSSALPLMKEVAEKVTEISTWKAKLLAEQVISLAGEEKFEEIETLVLETKG
- the lpxC gene encoding UDP-3-O-acyl-N-acetylglucosamine deacetylase, translating into MQTAIHRKTIQNSITLKGIGVHSGKVVTLRLHPAEANTGLIFYLYRGTQKIRIPVSLDHVVDTSNATTIGDGSSNRVQTIEHLLAAVHTLGITDCIFEIDSVEVPIMDGSSLPFWEGIRSAGIRVLDETVEPITITNPIWVVDGDKYLVMLPSDELKVTYSIDFNHPLLRGQSYTTTLDESILGTDILPARTFGFLKDVEALQARGLAMGGSLDNAVVLTDDGYLNDHLRYDNECVRHKILDLVGDLAVMGRPFRGHLIASKAGHALDISLAKCIMSQVTGNELTQYKSKRIPLFSKKEAAR
- the mce gene encoding mammalian cell entry protein Mce, translating into MPTIGRALIVGLLFIFSLVAVGYFTIVTEGGPFQKSGYQLPVYFPDAEGIKIGNKVTIHGVPFGYVSKIRLVQIDEMGTLLPEGETGIGTKVELTLLLKGKVQLFSNYEITIKNESLLSGRVVALDPGSKFPVDPKTKEYMMAEEPISKIEISPKSGKLLPIQGKVTQDPLVSLSELIAENRSDIRKTVQNIANITGKINEGQGTLGKLINESDVHKSVNTTLGDAQVVLKELREGLEDTREQAPVTSFIRSALSAF